The Immundisolibacter sp. region CGCTGACGCCACCCCAGATGCGCAGCCTGGTGGCCGCGCTCGCCCGTGAAGGACTGTCCGGGCGCAGCATCGCGCGCCTGCTGGCCGCGCTGCGCAGCTACTACCGCCATCTGATTGATGCAGGCAGCCTGCGGGCCGATCCGGCTGCCGGCATCCGCGCGCCCAAGAGCCCACGCCGGCTGCCGGCC contains the following coding sequences:
- a CDS encoding site-specific integrase, whose amino-acid sequence is MSESSSIEVFLAALGDQQRVSRHTVAAYRRDLLRCQHVLPTLGAPTLAALTPPQMRSLVAALAREGLSGRSIARLLAALRSYYRHLIDAGSLRADPAAGIRAPKSPRRLPA